CCAGATAATTTACGCTTGCATGCACAACGTTAACCGGTGGAATAACAACAACCATGAAAATGACCATTCGCGTCAAACTATTGCTGATAATTTTGATAGCCAACACCACATTGGTGCTGGCAATCTATATCGCCAATAAACTAGCGTTTGAAAAGAGCTTTACGGCCTATCTTGAAAATACCTCTCGGGCACAACTTAAAGAGGTGGTAACGCAAGTTGCCGAGACTTACGCACGCCATGGTTCTTTGGACTGGGTGTATCGAGGCTCAGAGGATTGGGACAGCATAGTACGTAGCTTCTATGGTCTTTCCGAGGATGAGCGCCCGCGAGACAGGCTGCATTCTCGTCCACCACCAAGACATCGTGAAAGAGGCGAAGGAGGGCCACGAAGACGTGATGGCCCTCCACCGCGTTTGGACAATAAAAAACGCCTGCTGATCAAAGACGCACAAGGCAATATTATAATGGGCACACCGAAAAGTAAGCAGACTTCGCTGTGGTTCCCAGTCTATCAAAGCGACCATTTGGCGCAGCCTACACGCGAACATATTATCGCCTACTTAGGTGTAGAGCAAAGTGGCTTGGTACGCAATGACTTCGACCGACTGTTTGCAGAGCAACAACGTAAACAGTTCATCATCATTGCGCTCGTCGCCCTGTTGGTTACTTTAGTGATTGCCGTGCCTTTTAGTAAATATATGGTCAATCCAATCGTTTTGTTGCGCCGCAATGCAAAAACACTGACACAAGGAAATTACGATGCTCGCGCCGATATCGCGAGTAAAGATGAACTCGGTTTGCTTGCCAGAGATATGAACCGTTTGGCAGACACATTAGCGCAGAATCAAATAGCTAGGCAGCAATGGATAGCGGATATTTCGCACGAGCTACGCACGCCGATTGCCGTGATCCGCGCGGAACTTGAGGGAATGATTGATGGCATTATCGCAAGCGATCCTGAACAACTGATGTCGCTTAACGAAGAGATCCAACGATTGACTCGGCTGGTGGACGATTTACATCAACTATCGCTGTCAGACCGCGGTGCACTTACTTACAACGTGGATAAAGAAAACCTTTACGACCTGCTATCACGCACATTCGCGAAAAGTAGTCACCAAATTGAAAAGCACCATCTTGCTTATTCCTTGCAATGCGATGAGCATATTACCTTAGAATGTGACGAGCAGCGCCTTGGACAACTATTCGACAACTTACTGCAAAACACTTTGCGTTACACAGACTCCTCAGTTGAACAACCGGGAAATCTCGATGTAAAAGTCATACAACGACAAGATAAAACGATAATTTACTGGCAGGACAGCGCACCTTCTGTACCACAAGAACAGCTAAACAAGCTATTTGATAGGCTCTATCGAGTAGAGGAAGCGCGGAGTAGAAAAACGGGTGGCTCTGGCCTTGGTTTAGCCATATGCCAAAGTATTGTTGCTGCCCACAACGGAAAAATCACTGCACACTTGAGCGAACTGGGTGGTCTCGCTATTATTATCGAACTGAAAAGATAATGAGTTTCCCCCGTGCCAAACAAACATATTTTAATCGTCGAAGATGAACCAAAACTTGCCGATATTTTAAGTAAGTATTTGGCTCAAGCCGAGTATACCAGCCATTGTGTTCATGATGGCGCTTTGGCTGAAGAGGCTTTTAAACAACAGCAACCCGCCCTTATCTTACTCGACCTCATGCTGCCTAATCTTGACGGTATCGAAATTTGCAAGCGGATCAGAGCTTATTCAAACGTGCCAATTGTCATGATCACCGCCAAAGTAGAAGAAATCGATCGTCTCCTTGGTCTTGAAGTGGGTGCTGATGATTATGTGTGTAAACCCTATAGTCCAAAAGAAGTCGTCGCAAGGGTGAAGGCGATTTTAAGACGCGTGACGCTAAATGAGCGCGGCACAGTGTCAGAAACAGAGAGCAAACTTAAATTGGACGAAGAGAGCTTGTTTGTCTCCTTCCTCGACGCGAGAGCGACACTCACTTATGTCGAGTTTATGCTCTTAAAGGCAATGTACGGACACCCGTGCCGAATTTATAGCCGCGACTTATTGATGGATCACATCTACGATGACAGCCACATTGTTAGCGACAGAACCATAGATAGCCATATCAAAAATATTCGTAAAAAGCTGCAAAGCATCGCGCCTAAATACGACTTTATCCACTCCATTTACGGAGCGGGATATAAGTTTGAGGCGCAGGAACGTAATTCCTAGTCTCTAACCCACAATGAGAGTTGGGTTATGCACTAATCCAACTCTCACCAAAGGCTTAATTCACCGCTACACCCCATTCCCTTTTATTGGTAAACTCCAACTAATAATTATAAAAAGGAATGGGCATGAAAAGGCTTGCTTTGACAGTCATGATAGCATTAACAGGCTGCAGTAATAGTAATGTTGTAGAGCGAATAAAACCTGAGTCTTCCGTGGTAAAACATAGTTCTGTAGAAGGGTATGAAGATAGATATTCCAACATCTACAATAAGTTTAAAGATTATCCCGTGACTTGCGAAGAAAACTGCTACCCAGTCACCCAACAAATTCAATGTCAGTCCGAAATGCAAGATTGCACTTACGTTGGCAACAACCCCACTCTCTCGCTCAATACTGGCTTTGCTATCCAATGGCTTGGGCATGCGAGTTTTAAAGTCAACACCAAAGATGGACAACAGTTTTTGTTTGACCCCGTCACGGCTCAATTTGACTGGCCAGTAAACTGGGCATTTCGCCTCTCAGAAGGGTTTAATCGCAATCAACCAGCACAGCTCAGTCAAACAGAGTTACAGCAAACCAATGCTGTAATGTACTCCCACATTCATTACGATCATTTTAACAAGAGTGATATCGAAGCGATTGGTACTGGACCAAATTACCTCACCCCACTTGGATTTGCAGAGCACTTTCCTGAAGATGGATACAAGGTTTCTGAAATGGAGTGGTATTCAAGCAAACAACTTGGTGAAGTAACCGCACACTTTGTGCCTGCAAATCACTTTAGCAGCCGTATTTGGGTGCCGTTTTTATACGAAGATCATGGCGCTGCACTATGGGGTGGCTGGATATTAGAACACCAAGGTAAGACCCTATTTTTTGCAGGAGATACAGGATATTCACCGCACTTTAAAGATATTCAAGAAAAATATGGTGATATTGATGTGTGCCTACTTCCAATTGCCTCTTACTACAGCGAAGAACATCCTGATTGGTATCGTAAAGTACACACCACACCAGAAGATGCACTGACTGCCGCAAAAGAGCTGGGCTGTAAGGTCATGGTACCTTGGGGCTATGGTAATGCTAGTTGGAAAATGGGAGATAAAACCTCACATTCAGCGCTGTTCCGTCTACTGCATATGCAACAAGTGCTAAAAACCCAAACGCCACTGTATATTTTAAATGAAGGCGATTCAGTGCAGCTATAACCTAATGCTAGCGCACCAAGTCTCTAATTGATTTGGTGCGTTATAAAGCTTCCTGTTTTCTAGCTTTTCTCAGATATGGTTAATTATGCTTTTTATTGGCTAAGAAGTGGTATAGATGACAACAAGGAACAATTAATAAAAACAGATACAACAAGTAGTTATAAGGCCTATTCCGGTTTTGTTCAGGTTAATGTGTTATAATTACAAAGTGTTAATTCAAGGAGGCACCATACCCGAGTGAGCAGAGCCAAACTAAGTCAAGACGAAAGCTTATCTTTTAAAATCAACTATCAACTCCTTCCCAAAGAGACAAATCAACTCGACCTGTATTTTTCAATCCCAACCGATATGGGGATTAATACCAACACGTTGAACGAAGTAGACTATTTTAATGCCAATATAAAAAGCCACAGTGCATATTACTCGGAACAGCTCCACCTCCCCTTGGTGCGTAGCCGCTTTATCAGCCAAAGCAAAGGTCAAAAAACGGATTACCGCGTTAATCTAAATCTATTTTGCTACCAGATCCGCATTGCACTAGACGCCGATGTAAAACAGACATTGAAGCTAAAAGAAGCCGATGAGTTTTATCCAGCCGCGCAATTGTTGGTGGAAGAAACCGAACGCCTATTGAAGAAGCTCAGGCGTTACACGCCACCAGATAATAAGCTTAAGCCTTACTATCAAAACGCAGATAACTACCTCAGCTGGCATACTGAGCAAGCGTTTTTGAAACTCCTCTCCAGCGGGCCTAAGTCAAGCGACTTTAGTCATGAACGAAGCTGTATTGTTAGTTTCTGCCAACAAGAGAGCCAATACCGCGAGGAGCAGAGCTACAACTCACAAGTCACGTTGGATGACCCAAATCGTATTACCAATAAAATGAAATTGCTTGAAAGGCTCATTGAATATGGCGTTGTTTTTAACAAACAAACCATCGACTTAAGTACCAATCTAAAGCGTTTAGTTCGCGGTGTGGTTACTGGTATTATCATGGCCTTCGTGATGTTTATTGTGCTCAACGCCCGCTCTAACTTTCAAGAAGTCACCGTCGCCCTTATCGCTTTGCTTGGGGTAATTTATGGCCTTAGAGAAACATTCAAAGAAGACTTAACCCAGTGGGCATGGCGTCATATTCAACGCGGCCGACCAAAGTGGCGCAACAAGTTTAAAAACTCAGTGACGGACGCCATCGTTTGTACACAAACGATATGGCTGGAACATATTCGCAAAAAAGACCTACCAGAAGACGTTGATAAGCTGCTAAAGAAGCGTCGACAGCAAAATAAACAAGCTGCGCATCTACTGCATTTTTGCTGTAAAAACCAAGTGCATATTGATGAGTTTTTACCCGGTTACGAAGAAGTACAACAACGTATCACCTTTAACATGAGTTCGTTTGTACGCTATCTAAAAAAAGGCGCAGGAAAGCTTTATAGCCTTGAAGGGAAAAAGGTCTCTAAAAAGTCAGTTGAACGTCGCTATCAAATCAACTTAGTAATGCGGTTTAAATCTTCTCAGGGAATACAGTTAGAAAGATATAAACTCACCATGAATCGTTCTGAAATCGTCGCCATAGAGCTTATGGCAAGCGACTCCGTCTATATTGAAAACGATGCTTAAGCACAGGCGCAGTTTCGTATAACCACCGACAAAACGGATTGGAAGCAGGTTTATCCTGCACTCCAATCCTAAATCCTGCGATGCGGCTACTCAAAGGATATTAATGCGCTTTCTTTGGCCCGTAACGAACCATGTCTTTGCCGTTTTCATACACGTCTTGAGATACCCAACGACCCAACAACAATTGGTGTTTATCATCCAAAATCGCAATAAATGGTCTGCCATCGCTGTTGTTCGTTGCTAGCGCCACACCGGCCACGTTTTGTAACCCTAAACCACCGTTATCAATT
The sequence above is a segment of the Pseudoalteromonas piscicida genome. Coding sequences within it:
- a CDS encoding ATP-binding protein, which produces MKMTIRVKLLLIILIANTTLVLAIYIANKLAFEKSFTAYLENTSRAQLKEVVTQVAETYARHGSLDWVYRGSEDWDSIVRSFYGLSEDERPRDRLHSRPPPRHRERGEGGPRRRDGPPPRLDNKKRLLIKDAQGNIIMGTPKSKQTSLWFPVYQSDHLAQPTREHIIAYLGVEQSGLVRNDFDRLFAEQQRKQFIIIALVALLVTLVIAVPFSKYMVNPIVLLRRNAKTLTQGNYDARADIASKDELGLLARDMNRLADTLAQNQIARQQWIADISHELRTPIAVIRAELEGMIDGIIASDPEQLMSLNEEIQRLTRLVDDLHQLSLSDRGALTYNVDKENLYDLLSRTFAKSSHQIEKHHLAYSLQCDEHITLECDEQRLGQLFDNLLQNTLRYTDSSVEQPGNLDVKVIQRQDKTIIYWQDSAPSVPQEQLNKLFDRLYRVEEARSRKTGGSGLGLAICQSIVAAHNGKITAHLSELGGLAIIIELKR
- a CDS encoding MBL fold metallo-hydrolase produces the protein MKRLALTVMIALTGCSNSNVVERIKPESSVVKHSSVEGYEDRYSNIYNKFKDYPVTCEENCYPVTQQIQCQSEMQDCTYVGNNPTLSLNTGFAIQWLGHASFKVNTKDGQQFLFDPVTAQFDWPVNWAFRLSEGFNRNQPAQLSQTELQQTNAVMYSHIHYDHFNKSDIEAIGTGPNYLTPLGFAEHFPEDGYKVSEMEWYSSKQLGEVTAHFVPANHFSSRIWVPFLYEDHGAALWGGWILEHQGKTLFFAGDTGYSPHFKDIQEKYGDIDVCLLPIASYYSEEHPDWYRKVHTTPEDALTAAKELGCKVMVPWGYGNASWKMGDKTSHSALFRLLHMQQVLKTQTPLYILNEGDSVQL
- a CDS encoding response regulator — protein: MPNKHILIVEDEPKLADILSKYLAQAEYTSHCVHDGALAEEAFKQQQPALILLDLMLPNLDGIEICKRIRAYSNVPIVMITAKVEEIDRLLGLEVGADDYVCKPYSPKEVVARVKAILRRVTLNERGTVSETESKLKLDEESLFVSFLDARATLTYVEFMLLKAMYGHPCRIYSRDLLMDHIYDDSHIVSDRTIDSHIKNIRKKLQSIAPKYDFIHSIYGAGYKFEAQERNS